A genomic window from Flavobacterium johnsoniae includes:
- a CDS encoding glycoside hydrolase family 2 protein, translating to MKNKITIILFLFFGLNCIAQWKPQGDKIKTKWAEQVDPKNTLPEYPRPIMERSQWKNLNGLWNYAIQPAGQTAPKGYDGKILVPFAVESSLSGVMKTVGSENELWYETNFTVDNSWKNKDILLHFGAVDWKTEVYINDIKIGTHTGGFVPFSFNITPYLNGKSQKLVVKVWDPTNDGTQPRGKQVKNPESIWYTPVTGIWQTVWLEPVSKKHFINLRTTPDIDRNTINIKAEAEGANAGDIVEITVLDGNQTIASEKAVAGQSLDIVLKNPKLWSPDSPFLYDVKIKLLTGGKVADEVKSYFAMRKISSKRDQNGIVRIQLNNKNCFQFGPLDQGWWPDGLYTAPTDEALKYDLVRTKELGFNMIRKHVKVEPARWYTHCDKMGILVWQDMPSGDEGPIWQMHKYFEGTELKRTAQSEETYKKEWKEIMDHLYSYPSIVVWVPFNEAWGQFKTVEITEWTKNHDPSRLVNSSSGGNHFQTGDMLDIHHYPGPELKLYDARRITVLGEYGGIGFPVTGHLWQADKNWGYTQFKNTDETTAKYREYADQLIKQAKVGFSAAVYTQTTDVEGEVNGFMTYDRKVDKMNFSEVNKINKEVINSINN from the coding sequence ATGAAGAATAAAATCACCATAATACTTTTTCTCTTTTTTGGATTAAACTGCATCGCGCAATGGAAACCGCAGGGAGATAAAATCAAAACAAAATGGGCAGAACAAGTAGATCCTAAAAATACACTTCCAGAATATCCAAGACCAATAATGGAAAGAAGTCAATGGAAAAACCTGAACGGTTTATGGAACTACGCAATACAACCCGCGGGACAAACTGCGCCAAAAGGATATGACGGAAAAATTCTCGTTCCTTTTGCTGTAGAATCAAGCCTTTCGGGTGTAATGAAAACGGTTGGCTCAGAAAATGAACTTTGGTACGAAACAAATTTTACAGTCGATAATTCATGGAAAAATAAAGATATTTTACTGCATTTTGGTGCCGTAGATTGGAAAACTGAAGTTTATATTAATGATATAAAAATCGGAACGCATACTGGCGGTTTTGTTCCTTTTAGTTTTAATATCACGCCTTATTTAAATGGAAAATCTCAAAAATTAGTTGTAAAAGTTTGGGACCCAACAAATGACGGAACACAGCCAAGAGGAAAACAAGTTAAAAATCCAGAAAGTATCTGGTACACACCTGTTACAGGTATCTGGCAAACAGTTTGGTTAGAACCTGTTAGCAAAAAACATTTCATAAATTTAAGAACAACACCAGATATTGATCGCAACACGATAAACATAAAAGCAGAGGCAGAAGGCGCAAACGCTGGCGATATTGTCGAAATTACCGTTTTAGATGGTAATCAAACAATTGCATCAGAAAAAGCTGTTGCAGGACAATCATTGGATATTGTTTTAAAAAACCCGAAATTGTGGTCGCCAGATTCCCCTTTTTTATATGATGTAAAAATAAAATTGCTTACTGGAGGAAAAGTAGCAGACGAAGTAAAAAGTTATTTCGCAATGCGTAAAATTTCTTCAAAAAGAGATCAAAATGGTATTGTGAGAATTCAATTAAACAATAAAAATTGTTTTCAGTTTGGTCCTTTAGATCAAGGCTGGTGGCCTGACGGATTGTATACAGCTCCAACCGACGAAGCTTTAAAATACGATTTGGTTAGAACAAAAGAATTAGGTTTCAACATGATTCGCAAACACGTAAAAGTAGAACCAGCAAGATGGTATACACATTGCGATAAAATGGGAATTTTGGTTTGGCAAGATATGCCGAGTGGCGATGAAGGTCCGATTTGGCAAATGCATAAATATTTTGAAGGAACAGAATTGAAAAGAACAGCTCAATCTGAGGAAACCTATAAAAAAGAATGGAAAGAAATTATGGATCATTTGTATTCTTATCCGAGTATTGTGGTTTGGGTTCCGTTCAACGAAGCTTGGGGACAATTCAAAACGGTCGAAATTACAGAATGGACAAAAAATCATGATCCAAGCCGATTGGTTAATTCGTCAAGCGGAGGAAATCATTTTCAGACGGGAGATATGTTAGATATTCACCATTATCCGGGACCAGAATTAAAATTGTATGATGCCCGCAGAATTACGGTTTTAGGCGAATATGGCGGAATCGGTTTTCCTGTTACCGGGCATCTTTGGCAAGCCGATAAAAATTGGGGTTATACACAGTTTAAAAATACAGACGAAACAACGGCAAAATATAGAGAATATGCAGATCAATTAATAAAACAAGCCAAAGTTGGATTTTCGGCAGCAGTTTACACGCAAACGACAGATGTAGAAGGAGAAGTAAATGGTTTTATGACGTACGATCGAAAAGTGGATAAAATGAATTTTTCTGAAGTAAATAAAATCAACAAAGAAGTAATTAATTCGATTAATAATTAA